The following proteins are encoded in a genomic region of Coffea eugenioides isolate CCC68of chromosome 6, Ceug_1.0, whole genome shotgun sequence:
- the LOC113774857 gene encoding pyrroline-5-carboxylate reductase, which produces MATNNVAPIPLDTYNLGFIGAGKMAESIARGVVKSGVLPASRIRTAHHRPQRSSAFESFGVTVFEHNHQVIHDCDVVVLSVKPQIVKDVALELKPLLSEKQLLVSVVAGVKLKDLQEWAGHTRFIRVMPNTPAAIGQAASVISLGATATEEDGELVSRLFGAIGKVWRANEKLFDAITGLSGSGPAYIYLAIEALADGGVAAGLPRELALGLASQTVLGAASMAINGGKHPAQLKDDVASPGGTTIAGIHELEKAGFRGILMNAVVAAAKRGKELSPN; this is translated from the exons ATGGCGACCAACAACGTGGCTCCGATTCCCCTCGACACCTACAATCTCGGCTTCATCGGTGCCGGCAAAATGGCGGAGAGCATAGCACGCGGTGTTGTCAAGTCGGGTGTTTTACCCGCTTCCAGGATCCGAACTGCTCATCACCGCCCCCAGCGCAGCTCCGCTTTCGAATCATTTGGGGTCACCGTTTTCGAGCACAATCATCAG GTAATTCATGACTGTGATGTGGTCGTACTTTCTGTGAAACCTCAAATTG TTAAGGATGTGGCACTGGAGTTAAAACCACTTCTTTCTGAGAAGCAGCTTTTGGTTTCAGTAGTTGCAGGAGTTAAGTTGAAGGATCTTCAG GAATGGGCTGGCCATACCCGGTTTATAAGAGTAATGCCAAACACTCCAGCTGCCATTGGTCAGGCAGCTTCTG TTATCAGCCTGGGTGCAACAGCCACAGAGGAGGATGGAGAGTTGGTATCTAGATTATTTGGAGCGATTGGTAAGGTGTGGAGAGCTAATGAGAAGCTTTTTGATGCTATAACTGGCCTTAG TGGAAGTGGACCAGCCTATATCTATTTAGCCATAGAAGCTTTAGCTGATGGAGGTGTTGCTGCAGGTCTACCTCGAGAACTAGCGCTTGGTTTAGCTTCTCAAACA GTACTAGGAGCAGCATCGATGGCTATTAATGGAGGGAAGCATCCTGCTCAGCTAAAAGATGATGTTGCGTCACCTGGTGGGACAACCATTGCTGGAATTCATGAGCTGGAGAAGGCTGGATTTCGTGGGATTTTGATGAATGCTGTTGTTGCTGCTGCAAAACGTGGAAAGGAACTTTCACCGAATTAG